The genomic window AACTTCTGCCTGTCATTTTGACTGTCCATTCCCAATCCCAGATTCATTTGTTTTATTTTATATTATCCCGGCGGTCAAAGTATAAAAATTTGCCCATTAATCCCATGAATCTCCAAAGAACTCCTTTAATTTTCCCGGTACAGGACTCACATTTAGATTTGCGAAAATTATATATATAATGTCAGTAAATTGACAGAGATGTGTATAGGCACCGTGAATCATTCAAGGGGTGTACCCATATTTTATTAGTGGATGAATCAGCATGCGGTGTCTTAACGGGGATCGTCAACAACGATTAGCGGACGGCCGATCCGATCAGTGTATACGGCCGATAGCTTTTGCGATTTTTATAATCTTTACGAATTAAATGTTAAATGGTCGCATATAAACGGCCGATCAAGTAACATGAATATAAAATTTACCGGGATAATCACATATGTCAGAAGAAGCAAAACACAAGTACGAATTTAAGAGGCAGCTTGAGGAACTTCGAAGCAAGCAGGGTCAGGGGACCGAGCTTGTCTCGTTATATATCCCTCACGAAAAGAGAATATCGGATATCGTCGCTTATCTGAGAGATGAGCACGGGTCCGCGGCCAACATTAAATCCAAATCGACAAGGACCAATGTGCAGAGCGCCCTTGAATCGATCCTGGCCAGGCTTAAATATTACAAAGAGCCGCCAGAGAACGGAATGGTCATATTTTGCGGCGCCATATCCATCGGCGGGGATAAGACGGCCATGGAGACCATAGTGGTCGAGCCGCCACAGGTGATCACATCCTTTTCATACCGGTGCGGAAGCGCTTTCGAGTTAGATAAGCTGGAAGATATGCTGGTCGACAAAAAGACCTTCGGCCTTCTGGTCCTTGACAGGCGTGAGGCTACGATAGGCCTTTTAAAAGGTAAGCATATCACGCCCATGAGGCATCTGACGAGCACTGTCCCCGGCAAACAGAGAAAAGGCGGTCAGTCATCCCATCGTTTCCAGCAGCTAAGGCTCATCGCCATCAACGATTTTAACACGAGGATAGGTGATTCGGCCAACGACATCTTCCTGACCGTGGACCGTAACGACTTTCAGGGCATCCTCATAGGCGGGCCTACCCCTTCGAAAGAGGAATTCGTTAAGGGAGAATACCTGCACCACGAGCTCCAGCCGAAGATCATGGGGCTTTTTGACATAGCATACACGGACGAGTCAGGGCTGTCTGAGCTGATGGAAGCCGCGAGCGAAGTGCTTTCCGGGCTTGACGTCATGAAGGAGAAGAAGTTCATGGAGCGCTTCATGAAAGAGCTTGTAAGCGATAACGGCCTGGCGGCATATGGTGAGGATTCAGTCCGTCAAAACCTTCAGTTAGGCTCGGTAGAAGTGCTGCTTTTATCTGAAGACCTGAGAAGAAGCCGTATCACGATAAAGTGCCAGAACTGCGACTATACAAAGACGAGCACGATCAAGTACAGGCCGGGGGAGACGCCCACGGTATCCGACAAATGTCCGAAGTGCCAGTCCTCGTTAAGCATAGCTGATAAGGTCGACGTCGTGGAGGAGCTTTCGGTACTTTCAGACCAGATGAACACTCAGGTAGAGTTCATATCGACTGACTTTGAGGAAGGGGAGCAGCTCTTTAACGCGTTCGGCGGCATCGCGGCCATTTTGAGATATAAGACAGGGGTATGAAGAGGTATATTGATGTATCTGAAGTTCATCGATGAAGTGAATTCCGTAATGGGGGAAGCTGTCAAAAAGGCGGGATATGAGTCTGACGATATGTATCTCGGAGAGTCACAGCATGCTGACGTCAGCTCGTCCCTGCCGTTCAGGCTGGGCAAGGAGCTGAAGAAAAACCCGCGCGACATAGCCCTTGAGATAGTCGCCAGGATCGATAATAAAGGCAAATACATAGGCCGTATCGAGACTATAGGCCCTTACATAAATTTCTTTGCGAACGATATATACGTAAAGGATGCAGTGGAGGATGTCCTTGAAAAAGGCAAAACTTTCTGCTCGCTGCCGGATAATGGCATAAAAGTCATCCTCGAGCACACCTCCGCTAACCCGACAGGCCCGTTACACGTGGGAAGGGGCAGGAATCCTGTCATAGGCGATACGCTTGCCCGCATTTTGAGGAACGGCGGATACGACGTCGAAGTGCAGTATTATGTGGATGATATGGGTAAGCAGGTTGCGACGAT from Methanooceanicella nereidis includes these protein-coding regions:
- the prf1 gene encoding peptide chain release factor aRF-1; translation: MSEEAKHKYEFKRQLEELRSKQGQGTELVSLYIPHEKRISDIVAYLRDEHGSAANIKSKSTRTNVQSALESILARLKYYKEPPENGMVIFCGAISIGGDKTAMETIVVEPPQVITSFSYRCGSAFELDKLEDMLVDKKTFGLLVLDRREATIGLLKGKHITPMRHLTSTVPGKQRKGGQSSHRFQQLRLIAINDFNTRIGDSANDIFLTVDRNDFQGILIGGPTPSKEEFVKGEYLHHELQPKIMGLFDIAYTDESGLSELMEAASEVLSGLDVMKEKKFMERFMKELVSDNGLAAYGEDSVRQNLQLGSVEVLLLSEDLRRSRITIKCQNCDYTKTSTIKYRPGETPTVSDKCPKCQSSLSIADKVDVVEELSVLSDQMNTQVEFISTDFEEGEQLFNAFGGIAAILRYKTGV